Proteins encoded together in one Ferroglobus placidus DSM 10642 window:
- a CDS encoding ATP cone domain-containing protein, producing the protein MVRVRKKDGRLEEFDRTKVLKTCLRSGANVEIAEKVLRDVEERLYDGITTDEILEIVIESLLKHGYEKAATYDLKQSLLRLGPAGFNFEKFVARVLEEWGYSTETNVTMKGRCVMQEVDVIARKDEEVYMIECKFHNQPIYTGLKEVMYTYARFLDLSDHFTAAWVFTNTKFSEEAKQYASCMGIKLTGWRYPEGEGIEELLERKGMYPITILKVDKETIESAIKAGIVFCKDVLNAGVDRLKKLGVKNVEKLVEEARKVV; encoded by the coding sequence ATGGTGAGAGTCAGAAAGAAGGACGGAAGACTTGAGGAGTTCGACAGGACGAAGGTTCTGAAAACTTGCTTAAGGAGCGGGGCAAACGTTGAGATTGCTGAGAAGGTTTTGAGGGATGTGGAAGAAAGACTTTACGACGGAATAACCACCGACGAAATACTCGAAATCGTGATCGAATCTTTGCTAAAGCACGGATACGAAAAAGCCGCTACTTACGACCTCAAGCAATCTTTACTCCGCTTAGGTCCGGCTGGCTTCAACTTCGAAAAGTTCGTGGCGAGAGTTCTTGAAGAATGGGGTTACAGCACGGAGACAAACGTGACTATGAAAGGTAGATGCGTGATGCAGGAAGTCGACGTGATCGCGAGGAAAGATGAAGAGGTTTACATGATCGAGTGCAAGTTCCACAACCAACCGATTTACACGGGGCTTAAGGAAGTGATGTACACCTACGCCCGCTTCCTCGATCTTTCCGATCACTTTACCGCCGCCTGGGTCTTCACGAACACGAAGTTCTCAGAGGAGGCTAAGCAATATGCTTCTTGCATGGGAATAAAGCTCACCGGATGGAGGTATCCGGAGGGCGAGGGTATAGAGGAACTACTCGAACGCAAGGGTATGTATCCGATAACCATACTGAAGGTAGATAAGGAAACGATCGAATCAGCCATCAAGGCTGGAATCGTCTTCTGCAAAGACGTCTTAAACGCTGGGGTGGATAGGCTGAAAAAACTCGGTGTTAAAAACGTTGAAAAGCTCGTTGAAGAGGCGAGGAAGGTTGTATGA
- a CDS encoding TIGR00341 family protein: MRKFVVRARKEDMEKVREFLEKEKLQHYVYEDRLEFYVLDSQTEQIVQKIKELIDLRFAQSVIEVLKPEFVVSIKARDEKPEERTPIEVLIESVKRFSEFDPEIVILTALASVVAFSGLALNNAVIIIGAMLLSPLLGPIHGFTIFLSAGKIRLAFSCLRNLVANLFAAIAVSALIALFFYNPAILNDEIALRIVSNPYYTIMAIALGFASLLSISKGVAESVAGVAVAASLVPPAVVAGMLLWSYPVLASKAFILMLENVVGLLFGGVIAVQLLEVKPTKYYERKVAARYIFRSIFALIALIILLIFLSAI; this comes from the coding sequence ATGAGAAAGTTCGTCGTCAGGGCAAGGAAGGAAGACATGGAGAAGGTTAGGGAATTCCTCGAAAAAGAAAAGCTCCAACACTACGTCTACGAAGACAGGCTGGAGTTCTACGTTCTCGATTCCCAGACAGAACAGATTGTGCAGAAGATTAAGGAGCTCATCGATTTGAGATTTGCACAGAGCGTTATAGAGGTTTTGAAGCCTGAGTTCGTAGTTTCGATAAAGGCGAGAGACGAGAAGCCTGAAGAGAGAACTCCCATAGAGGTTTTGATTGAAAGCGTAAAGCGCTTCTCAGAATTCGATCCAGAAATAGTTATTCTCACAGCTCTTGCAAGTGTTGTCGCCTTCTCAGGCTTGGCTCTCAACAACGCAGTAATCATCATAGGAGCTATGCTCCTATCGCCCTTGCTCGGCCCAATTCACGGCTTCACGATTTTCCTCTCAGCTGGAAAAATCAGGTTAGCTTTTAGCTGTCTCAGAAATCTCGTTGCCAACCTTTTTGCAGCTATAGCCGTCTCAGCCCTCATCGCATTATTTTTCTACAATCCAGCCATCTTAAACGATGAGATAGCTTTGAGAATTGTCTCAAATCCCTACTACACGATTATGGCAATTGCTTTAGGCTTTGCCTCGCTGCTTTCAATCTCAAAAGGCGTAGCTGAGAGCGTTGCCGGAGTGGCTGTCGCAGCCTCTCTTGTTCCACCAGCTGTTGTTGCCGGAATGCTATTGTGGAGCTACCCTGTTCTTGCTTCTAAAGCCTTTATTCTGATGCTGGAAAACGTTGTAGGATTGCTTTTTGGAGGGGTAATAGCGGTGCAGCTCCTTGAAGTGAAGCCAACGAAGTATTACGAGCGGAAAGTTGCAGCTCGATACATTTTCAGAAGCATCTTTGCTCTTATTGCTTTGATAATTCTCCTGATTTTTCTTTCCGCGATTTAA
- a CDS encoding DUF5654 family protein, with translation MSVRGEVLDKLSTLANSAFGLVAALAWNDAVKALFKHVFGTPDNLPVMFAYAFFVTVLAVIFSIWIGRAVAKAKELVK, from the coding sequence ATGTCGGTGAGGGGCGAAGTCCTCGACAAACTTTCCACTTTGGCGAACTCTGCATTTGGTTTGGTTGCTGCTTTGGCGTGGAACGATGCTGTAAAAGCGTTATTTAAGCACGTTTTCGGCACACCAGATAATCTCCCCGTAATGTTCGCTTACGCATTTTTTGTGACAGTTTTGGCAGTTATATTTTCAATATGGATCGGAAGGGCTGTTGCAAAGGCTAAGGAGCTCGTCAAGTGA